The Citrifermentans bemidjiense Bem genome window below encodes:
- a CDS encoding DNA/RNA non-specific endonuclease, protein MRRLCLHSLLLVLFTAVSVFAGPLDDCREYTQFGVPGTSGDLLCRKGYLLSHDAKRKTPVWVVERMTRERLKAVLKRSDRFVPDAELPKGQRAELSDYKGSGYDRGHMAPAADMAWDAAAMSESFYLSNMVPQAGEGMNRGIWAELEKKVRQWVEKRGGLYIYSGPIYGEGEVKTIGRNKVAVPDALFKVVLDPVRHEAIAVVMPNRPLDTRDMPKYLVPVREVEKLTGLEFFSTLPQEEQDLIEVPKPEALWQ, encoded by the coding sequence ATGCGTCGACTCTGTCTTCATTCCTTGTTGCTGGTACTGTTTACCGCTGTTTCCGTCTTTGCCGGCCCCCTCGACGACTGCCGCGAGTACACGCAGTTTGGCGTCCCTGGCACCTCTGGCGATCTCCTTTGCCGCAAGGGATACCTGCTCTCGCACGACGCCAAGCGCAAGACCCCGGTCTGGGTCGTCGAGCGCATGACACGGGAGCGGCTAAAGGCGGTCCTGAAGCGCTCCGACCGTTTCGTGCCTGATGCGGAACTGCCCAAAGGGCAGCGGGCGGAACTGTCGGACTACAAAGGATCGGGATACGACCGGGGGCACATGGCCCCAGCGGCGGACATGGCATGGGATGCAGCCGCCATGTCGGAGAGTTTCTATCTATCCAACATGGTTCCCCAGGCGGGGGAGGGGATGAATCGTGGTATCTGGGCCGAGTTGGAAAAGAAGGTGCGCCAGTGGGTGGAGAAGCGGGGGGGACTTTACATCTACAGCGGGCCGATCTACGGCGAAGGTGAAGTGAAAACCATCGGCCGCAACAAGGTGGCAGTACCGGATGCTCTTTTCAAAGTGGTCCTCGATCCGGTAAGGCACGAAGCAATCGCGGTGGTCATGCCCAATCGTCCGCTCGACACCCGCGACATGCCGAAGTACCTGGTTCCGGTCCGCGAGGTGGAAAAACTGACCGGCCTTGAGTTCTTCTCCACACTTCCCCAGGAGGAGCAGGACCTGATCGAGGTTCCCAAGCCTGAGGCCCTGTGGCAATAA